The following coding sequences lie in one Lelliottia jeotgali genomic window:
- a CDS encoding integrase: MAANLTETAIRGLKTKSTAYYVWSNSAQRGTGRLGVKVQPSGSKVFYFRYYVEKGKKEKFIQLGIWPEMKLVTANELAKKYGAWLVEGKEPQQELEQQRLAEQHIMQIHRSQGSFEELVHGYVNKMKLDNKRTWADVLKRMERECYTVIPRDTKAKDVTPLQIKTILSGIIQRDAVVHANRVRSYLMAAFNYGLKADNDPMNTSVGITFGLEVNPVSAIPKQSSAEKVGDTWLTLEELRVVMEQFAEATNVGPLMQHLIRFCVYAGGQRPFEMIASQWSAIDWQQKTLLVIADVSKNKREHLIPLTESALQELASVKELTKESNSPYIFPLSTNGERPVRTDSLARSIMYFRAFNPEFKVFTARDLRRTCKTLMGEAGISKEIRDRIQNHALNDVSSKHYDRYDYLTEKRRALEIWEDRVNNYQRQQENNVVNLFGRR; the protein is encoded by the coding sequence ATGGCCGCTAATCTTACCGAGACTGCTATACGTGGATTGAAGACAAAAAGCACGGCGTACTACGTGTGGAGCAACAGTGCTCAACGTGGTACTGGCAGGCTTGGTGTTAAGGTTCAGCCTTCAGGCAGCAAAGTTTTTTATTTCCGTTATTACGTTGAGAAAGGGAAGAAAGAGAAGTTCATCCAGTTGGGCATCTGGCCTGAGATGAAACTGGTGACGGCCAATGAACTGGCGAAAAAGTACGGAGCCTGGCTTGTCGAAGGAAAGGAACCCCAGCAAGAGCTTGAGCAACAGCGCCTGGCCGAACAGCACATTATGCAGATCCATCGTTCTCAAGGATCGTTTGAAGAACTGGTACATGGCTACGTTAACAAGATGAAGCTCGACAACAAGCGTACTTGGGCTGATGTATTGAAGCGCATGGAGCGAGAGTGCTACACCGTTATTCCTCGTGATACTAAAGCGAAGGACGTGACGCCTCTGCAGATCAAAACCATCCTCTCGGGTATTATCCAGCGTGATGCGGTGGTCCATGCGAACCGAGTTCGTTCTTATTTGATGGCGGCATTCAACTACGGTCTGAAAGCTGATAACGATCCGATGAATACCAGCGTGGGTATTACGTTCGGCCTTGAAGTTAACCCGGTATCGGCCATACCGAAGCAGTCTTCGGCGGAAAAAGTGGGTGATACATGGCTAACGCTGGAAGAGTTGCGTGTTGTCATGGAGCAGTTCGCAGAGGCCACCAATGTTGGGCCGCTGATGCAGCATTTAATCCGCTTCTGCGTTTATGCTGGTGGGCAGCGTCCATTTGAAATGATTGCCAGCCAGTGGAGTGCGATTGACTGGCAGCAAAAGACGCTCCTGGTCATTGCCGATGTATCGAAAAACAAGCGTGAGCACCTGATCCCGCTGACTGAATCGGCGCTACAGGAATTAGCTTCAGTGAAAGAGCTGACTAAGGAAAGTAACAGTCCCTATATTTTCCCGCTATCAACAAACGGTGAGCGCCCGGTGCGTACCGACAGTCTGGCGCGTTCCATCATGTATTTCCGGGCCTTTAATCCTGAGTTTAAAGTTTTCACGGCGCGAGATTTACGTCGGACCTGTAAAACGCTGATGGGAGAGGCGGGGATCAGCAAAGAGATCCGCGACCGTATTCAGAATCACGCTTTGAACGACGTCAGCTCGAAACACTATGACCGTTATGATTACCTGACTGAAAAGCGCAGGGCGCTTGAGATTTGGGAAGATAGAGTCAACAACTACCAGCGACAGCAGGAAAACAACGTTGTGAACTTGTTTGGACGGAGGTAA
- a CDS encoding Dihydroxyacetone kinase, ATP-dependent → MSQFFYNQRENLVNDAIEGAIVACPWNNLARLETDPAIRIVVRSELDKSKVAIISGGGAGHEPAHVGFVGKGMLTAAVCGDLFASPSVDAVLTAIQAVTGEAGCLLIVKNYTGDRLNFGLAAEKARRLGYKVEMVIVGDDISLPDNKQPRGIAGTILIHKVAGHFAEQGNCLDTVVQETRFAMARVFSLGVALSSCHLPQDPDDAVRHHPGQAELGMGIHGEPGASVIHTQNSQQIIKLMVDKLLVALPATGRLVVMLNNLGGVSITEMAVLNRELVHSALAGRIDWLIGPAALVSALDMKGFSITAMVMEGNIEKALITDVETANWQTLVRLRSPRIIPCALQSARVAFQPSENNAVGHYVDVVTQTLSSLESVLNALDAKVGDGDTGSTFAAGAREIALLRQQSQLPLNQLETLCALIGERLTVVMGGSSGVLMSIFFTATGQSLQKGESVVAALQTGLAQMKYYGGADLGDRTLIDALQPALEALANQPGDLKNAYLAAEVGAEKTCHAAKANAGRSSYLNSDSLVGNMDPGAHAIAMVFKALAGHA, encoded by the coding sequence ATGTCGCAATTTTTCTATAATCAACGCGAAAACCTTGTTAATGACGCTATCGAGGGAGCCATTGTCGCCTGCCCGTGGAACAATTTAGCCCGACTGGAAACCGACCCGGCCATTCGTATTGTGGTGCGCAGTGAGCTGGATAAAAGCAAGGTTGCTATTATTTCCGGCGGTGGTGCCGGGCATGAGCCAGCTCATGTCGGTTTTGTTGGCAAAGGAATGCTAACCGCGGCGGTTTGCGGTGATTTATTTGCTTCACCTAGTGTTGATGCGGTACTGACTGCAATCCAGGCGGTGACAGGTGAAGCAGGCTGCCTGCTTATTGTTAAGAACTACACCGGCGATCGGCTCAACTTTGGGCTGGCGGCAGAAAAAGCGCGTCGCCTGGGCTACAAAGTCGAAATGGTTATCGTTGGGGATGATATTTCACTGCCGGATAACAAACAGCCGCGCGGTATTGCAGGCACGATCCTTATCCATAAAGTGGCGGGTCATTTTGCCGAACAAGGCAACTGCCTGGACACAGTTGTGCAAGAAACACGTTTTGCTATGGCGCGCGTCTTTAGTCTTGGTGTTGCCCTCTCCAGTTGCCACCTTCCCCAAGATCCTGATGATGCCGTTCGCCACCATCCAGGCCAGGCAGAGCTTGGAATGGGTATTCATGGTGAACCAGGTGCCAGCGTTATTCACACTCAAAATAGCCAGCAAATCATCAAACTGATGGTCGATAAACTGCTCGTGGCGTTACCAGCGACAGGTCGTCTGGTGGTGATGCTCAACAACCTGGGCGGCGTTTCTATTACCGAGATGGCTGTCCTTAATCGTGAACTGGTGCATAGCGCTTTAGCAGGCCGTATCGACTGGCTGATTGGGCCTGCAGCGCTAGTAAGTGCACTGGATATGAAAGGTTTTTCCATCACGGCAATGGTAATGGAAGGCAATATTGAAAAAGCGCTGATAACTGATGTAGAAACCGCTAACTGGCAAACACTGGTTCGCCTGCGTTCACCGCGCATCATACCCTGTGCTTTACAAAGCGCCCGAGTCGCATTCCAGCCTTCAGAAAATAACGCAGTGGGTCACTATGTGGATGTGGTCACCCAAACGTTATCGAGCCTGGAAAGTGTACTTAATGCCCTGGATGCCAAAGTGGGCGACGGTGATACCGGTTCAACATTTGCTGCCGGAGCCCGCGAAATTGCCTTATTACGTCAGCAAAGCCAGTTACCACTGAATCAGCTGGAAACGCTTTGCGCATTAATTGGTGAACGTTTAACTGTGGTGATGGGCGGTTCCAGCGGTGTATTGATGTCCATTTTCTTTACTGCTACAGGGCAATCACTCCAGAAAGGTGAGTCAGTTGTAGCGGCACTGCAAACGGGTCTGGCACAGATGAAATACTATGGTGGGGCTGATTTAGGTGATCGTACTTTAATTGACGCATTGCAACCCGCTCTCGAAGCGCTTGCAAACCAACCAGGCGACCTTAAAAACGCATACCTGGCAGCTGAAGTGGGTGCCGAGAAAACCTGCCATGCCGCTAAAGCCAACGCCGGTCGCTCGTCATATCTGAATAGCGACAGCCTGGTAGGTAACATGGACCCTGGCGCTCATGCCATTGCCATGGTATTTAAAGCCCTAGCGGGGCACGCTTAG
- a CDS encoding Conjugative transfer protein TrbE: protein MKPLIRRALNHAFCISDAITQQKQRRELIADYRLLRGRLLDDARDAQVVSSPLALLIDTIAARAAELFGIEGEDFLEWLDFASPGEISDMAGRAETIPIARLADSLDELDGVLLSAIEELNQGQAQELTAMQAEVHLVQLWQKTFTNVVAAQEEWLAKTFVRRGRALIDNIYPDSDERKRLYLYGFTPYVGRRFEAVAQKIYELIVQAINYGSATDAERLALFENIGELVANDRGFGFRIRNTATDQRLLDDWPSLLSWWMKGTVADFPAPGDLRAWQRFVTDNLEFRLGVAIGAVVARAWTNGEGDPLAVPTLEKWRATTGLPWFGFWARELLRWGTLDPFVAFVLAQGLAKTRNEAIELRAEFEKWLNEGYENLEDEDMIDPQLFLKWQRSQQHNRVMQAESGVENAELTGTDGKLKRYAVVPVLQGNTIHWIDAAGYELAKSRDEEGVYSPDANRNDFELRLQHHIATVERTFKVRS, encoded by the coding sequence TTGAAACCACTTATCCGAAGGGCACTCAACCATGCCTTCTGTATCAGTGACGCTATAACCCAACAAAAGCAACGTAGAGAACTCATTGCCGACTATCGCTTGTTGCGTGGGCGTTTATTAGATGACGCGAGGGATGCTCAGGTTGTCTCCAGTCCACTTGCCCTATTGATTGATACGATTGCTGCACGCGCTGCGGAACTGTTTGGAATAGAAGGTGAAGATTTCTTGGAATGGCTTGACTTTGCGAGCCCAGGTGAAATAAGCGATATGGCTGGGAGAGCCGAAACAATCCCTATTGCTCGCCTTGCCGATAGTCTGGACGAACTTGATGGAGTTTTGCTAAGCGCGATAGAAGAATTAAACCAAGGACAGGCTCAGGAATTGACTGCTATGCAGGCTGAAGTGCACCTTGTTCAGTTGTGGCAAAAAACGTTTACAAATGTTGTCGCAGCGCAAGAAGAATGGCTTGCAAAGACTTTTGTGAGGCGCGGGCGGGCACTTATCGACAATATCTACCCAGACAGTGATGAACGGAAAAGACTTTACCTCTACGGTTTTACGCCTTATGTCGGCCGTCGCTTCGAAGCAGTGGCGCAGAAAATATACGAGTTGATTGTGCAGGCAATTAACTATGGTAGTGCCACCGATGCTGAGCGTTTGGCACTCTTCGAGAACATTGGTGAACTGGTTGCTAATGATCGAGGATTTGGCTTCCGTATTCGCAACACGGCAACTGACCAGCGTCTTCTAGACGATTGGCCAAGCCTCTTATCATGGTGGATGAAAGGAACCGTTGCAGATTTTCCAGCTCCTGGCGACCTACGGGCGTGGCAACGATTCGTTACCGATAATCTTGAGTTTCGATTGGGCGTGGCTATTGGAGCCGTAGTTGCTAGAGCTTGGACTAACGGGGAAGGGGATCCGCTGGCTGTACCAACGTTAGAGAAGTGGCGTGCTACAACGGGATTGCCGTGGTTCGGTTTCTGGGCACGAGAATTATTACGCTGGGGTACACTTGACCCATTTGTTGCATTTGTTCTGGCACAGGGACTGGCAAAAACGCGAAATGAAGCGATAGAACTCCGTGCAGAATTTGAGAAATGGCTTAACGAGGGGTATGAAAACCTTGAAGATGAAGACATGATTGATCCTCAATTATTCCTCAAATGGCAACGCAGCCAGCAACACAACAGGGTAATGCAAGCCGAAAGTGGAGTGGAAAACGCGGAGCTGACAGGTACGGACGGGAAATTGAAACGCTACGCCGTCGTCCCTGTTCTACAGGGCAACACTATTCATTGGATAGATGCAGCAGGTTATGAACTCGCAAAATCGCGTGATGAAGAAGGGGTATACTCTCCAGATGCGAACCGTAACGATTTCGAGCTTCGACTGCAGCATCATATAGCGACAGTGGAGCGTACTTTTAAAGTCCGAAGTTAA
- a CDS encoding cell division protein Fic, with protein sequence MLANKLGIIDEQEMDTLESGLLLMLYEQLFIESQPPEALAFEHISRWHRQWLGNVYDWAGRLRNANLTKGGFQFAAADRIPLLLDGFERQFLSRTGELKSLARPELVSSLAECHVEFILIHPFREGNGRLSRLLCDVLSVQAGKGLLDYSLWDEHKEFYFKAIQAGVSGNYSPMMQLVGDILPD encoded by the coding sequence GTGCTGGCTAATAAGCTGGGAATCATTGATGAACAGGAAATGGATACGCTGGAGTCTGGCCTGCTGCTGATGCTGTATGAGCAGCTATTTATTGAGAGCCAGCCGCCTGAGGCGCTGGCTTTTGAGCACATCAGTAGGTGGCATCGTCAATGGCTGGGGAATGTGTACGACTGGGCGGGGAGGCTGCGTAATGCCAACCTAACTAAGGGTGGCTTCCAGTTTGCTGCTGCCGACAGGATTCCTCTGCTTCTTGATGGTTTCGAGAGGCAGTTTCTCTCCCGAACTGGTGAACTGAAATCCCTGGCTCGCCCGGAGCTGGTTAGTTCTCTGGCTGAATGCCACGTGGAGTTTATTTTGATCCACCCATTCAGAGAAGGTAACGGGCGTCTGTCGCGGCTGCTTTGCGATGTACTGTCGGTTCAGGCAGGGAAGGGCTTACTGGATTACAGCCTGTGGGATGAGCACAAGGAGTTTTACTTCAAGGCAATACAGGCAGGCGTATCAGGGAACTACAGTCCCATGATGCAACTAGTGGGCGATATCTTGCCTGACTAA
- a CDS encoding Transcriptional regulator, PadR family, with translation MRHSHDDFGHEHHHHGRGGEHHGGGGGRRQRFFGHGELRLVILDILTRNASHGYELIKEIESMTQGNYTPSPGVIYPTLDFLQDQAFITISEEEGGRRKIAITVAGQHWLDENKEHLEHIQARITARCVGFQLRKNPQMKRALDNFKAVLDLKVNQGEISDAQLKQIIGVIDRAALDISQLD, from the coding sequence ATGCGACATTCACACGACGATTTTGGCCACGAACACCACCATCATGGCCGTGGCGGGGAGCATCACGGTGGCGGTGGCGGACGCCGCCAGCGCTTCTTTGGCCACGGCGAGTTGCGCCTGGTGATTCTGGATATTCTCACCCGCAACGCCAGTCACGGCTATGAGCTGATTAAAGAGATTGAGAGCATGACGCAGGGAAACTACACCCCGAGTCCTGGTGTGATTTATCCGACTCTCGATTTCCTGCAAGATCAGGCGTTTATTACGATTTCAGAAGAGGAAGGCGGGCGCAGGAAGATTGCCATCACCGTTGCCGGGCAGCACTGGCTTGATGAAAATAAGGAACATCTGGAACACATTCAGGCACGCATTACCGCACGCTGCGTGGGGTTCCAGTTGCGTAAAAACCCGCAAATGAAGCGGGCTCTGGATAACTTCAAAGCGGTACTGGACCTGAAAGTTAATCAGGGAGAGATCAGCGACGCGCAGCTTAAGCAGATTATTGGCGTTATCGACCGCGCAGCGCTGGATATCTCCCAGCTGGATTAA
- a CDS encoding iron-chelator utilization protein, with the protein MTSPRYPQRVRNELRFRELTVLRVERVSAGFQRIVLGGEALEGFSSKGFDDHTKVFFPAPGAAFVPPVVTDEGINWGEGVRPQARDYTPLYDEARNELVLDFFVHDGGLASNWAVQAKAGDKLTIGGPRGSLVVPEDYAWQLYVCDESGMPALRRRLEAIAALPVKPEIHAVVTVGDESYKDYLAHLSDFNITWIVGHSEQAVADRLAMLSVPAADYFIWLTGEGKVVKNLSCQFETDAIDPQLVRASAYWHAK; encoded by the coding sequence ATGACATCACCTCGTTACCCACAACGTGTACGCAATGAACTGCGCTTTCGCGAGCTGACCGTGCTCCGCGTTGAGCGTGTAAGCGCTGGCTTTCAACGCATCGTCTTAGGTGGTGAAGCGCTGGAAGGTTTTAGTTCAAAGGGTTTTGACGACCATACCAAAGTCTTTTTCCCGGCTCCGGGCGCAGCTTTTGTACCTCCGGTTGTGACCGACGAAGGCATCAACTGGGGTGAGGGTGTACGCCCGCAAGCGCGTGATTACACGCCGCTGTACGATGAGGCGCGCAACGAACTGGTGCTCGATTTCTTTGTTCATGACGGTGGGCTTGCGAGCAACTGGGCGGTACAGGCTAAAGCAGGCGATAAGCTAACGATCGGCGGCCCGCGCGGATCGCTGGTGGTGCCGGAAGATTATGCGTGGCAGTTGTACGTTTGCGATGAGTCCGGCATGCCTGCGCTGCGTCGTCGTCTGGAAGCGATTGCTGCACTGCCGGTCAAACCGGAAATTCACGCCGTGGTGACCGTGGGTGATGAGTCTTATAAGGACTATCTGGCGCATCTGAGTGATTTCAACATAACCTGGATTGTCGGACATAGCGAGCAGGCGGTGGCCGATCGTCTGGCGATGCTGAGCGTGCCTGCTGCGGATTACTTTATCTGGTTGACCGGGGAAGGGAAGGTAGTCAAAAACCTGAGTTGCCAGTTTGAGACTGACGCGATTGATCCACAGCTGGTGCGTGCCAGCGCATACTGGCACGCGAAGTAA
- a CDS encoding transposase, whose translation MESQYSLTNEEIDYLAAIASKKYKSPIDRYMLIALLNMVYNALEQHKRILGIRTDPRFALSHVPGEPDLPLCFQRDDTQAITRFFDSLKSQLRADHNRSRRPGNPILPFYGWCRERDTSEHPHYHLMLLFNADVYGYLGNYQELNAKNMATRIQKAWCSAIGLAHEEYATLTEFPPNAVYRFTRIDALDRNSVYWDFLIRLAYLAKTRTKDTHSSNRNFGTSQCPTLGGLACK comes from the coding sequence ATGGAATCACAATATTCACTTACCAACGAAGAAATTGATTATTTGGCAGCAATAGCTTCCAAAAAGTATAAATCACCTATAGACAGATACATGCTCATCGCATTACTTAACATGGTCTATAACGCGCTGGAGCAGCATAAGCGTATACTGGGTATTCGTACTGACCCGAGGTTCGCTCTGTCTCATGTACCGGGAGAGCCTGATCTACCACTGTGCTTCCAGCGAGACGATACGCAGGCAATCACTCGCTTCTTCGATTCACTGAAAAGCCAGTTAAGGGCAGATCATAACCGGTCCAGGAGACCGGGTAATCCAATATTGCCATTTTATGGATGGTGTAGAGAACGTGACACAAGCGAGCATCCCCATTACCACCTGATGTTGTTGTTTAATGCAGATGTGTATGGGTACCTAGGCAATTACCAAGAACTCAATGCTAAAAATATGGCAACCCGAATACAGAAAGCCTGGTGTAGTGCTATAGGGCTTGCTCACGAAGAATACGCGACATTAACTGAATTCCCACCTAATGCTGTTTACAGGTTTACCAGGATTGATGCCTTGGATCGTAACTCAGTCTACTGGGATTTCCTGATTCGACTGGCGTATCTGGCGAAGACTAGAACCAAGGATACCCACAGCAGCAACCGTAACTTTGGCACAAGCCAGTGTCCAACCTTAGGCGGATTAGCCTGTAAATAG